In Agrococcus jenensis, the genomic window CCGTACGCGGCGGCGTTCCAGCACTACCTCCACCACGACCTCGGGGTGCGCGACACGGGGCCGTTCCACGTGTTCGGCCTCAACGTGAACGAGCAGTGGAGCTACAAGGAGTTCGAGAACGCGCCGGTCTATGTGATCGACCGGCTCTCCCGCGCGATGCGGCAGAACCCGCACCTCGCCGTGCACTTCGCCTACGGCTGGTTCGACGGTGCGACGCCATTCTCGGCGGCCGAGGACTCGGTCGCGCACCTGCAGATCCCCGAGGCCCTGCGCGACAACCTCGAGCACCGCTACTACGAGGCCGGACACATGATGTACGTCCACGAGCCGTCGCGCGTCGCGCAGTCGGCGGACCTCGCGGACTTCGTGCGCCGGCGCTCGGGGCTCGCCGCATCGCTGCCCCAATAGAAAACCGCACGCACGCGTGAGCATCGAAGTCGAGCGAACAAGCCCAAGGGAACGAATCGACCGCGTCCGTCGTACCTCCGCGTCGCTTCGGATGCGCTAGTCTGTTGCAGTTGCCTTCGGGCAGATCGATCGCAAGATCGACGGGCTGTGGCGCAGCTTGGTAGCGCACCTGACTGGGGGTCAGGGGGTCGCAGGTTCAAATCCTGTCAGCCCGACCACATCGCATGAACCGCGTGAGGCTCTTCCTTCGGGAGGGGCCTCATCGTCGTATGGACGTATCCGCGTTGTGTCCGGTCGACGGGTTGCGCCCCGATGTGGGTGGTCGGCGCGAAGGTGTCTGCATGGCCCGGATACCCGGCTACTCCGACGAGGAGCTCGCGGTCGCCATCGCCGCTGCATCCTCGTGGCGGGGAGTGCTGCGACAGCTCGGCCTCGCTGGGACATCGGGCAACGCCATCCGGGCGTTGCGCAGCCGGGCCGACCGGGTTGGCGCCGACTACGAGCATTTCCGAGGTCAGCGTCGATGGAGCGACGCGCAGATCACCGAAGCAGTCAGGGTCGCTCGCAAGTGGAGCGATGTTGTCGAGCGACTCGATTTGCAGAGCGACGCGGCTCTCGCCACCGTCATCGGTCACGCAGCGCGCATTGGCTTGGACGTCGCGCGCCTCGACGTCCGCAGCCCGGCGCTGCCCAGACATGCACCGACGCCTCAGCTTCGTCATCTTGCTCGCGCGGGGGCGCTGCTGGCCGCATCCTGGTACTCGCTCTGCGGCTGGGACGTGTCGTGGCCGCTCGAACCGAGTCGCTACGACCTGCTCGTCAACGATGGTGCGACTGTCCGTCGGGTCCAGGTCAAGACCACCACCGTGCGGGTGGCGGACTCTTGGAAGGTCTACCTCTCTACCGCGGGTCGTGAGCGCAAGACCTACAGCGCGCACGAGATCGATGAGTTCTTCGTGATCGACGGCGACCTCAACTGCTATCTCATCCCGCTCGCCTCGGTGGGAGGACTGCAGGCGATCCACCTCCGGGCCTACGAGAGCTTCCGTCTACCCAGTGCCTGGAGAATCCTTGGTCCCGCAGGCGCAGAGGCGGCGGCACCGCGTACGCTGTGGCCGTCATCGACGGAAGGGGTCCACGTGTCCCAGGACGAGCACGCCGCTCAGCACCACGTTCCGAGCCCCGGCGAGCCGAGCATCCCGGAGCTCGAGGCCGATCAGACCGAGGCGCCGCGTCCGGAGGAGGAGATCGCCGACGCTCTGCGGGCGGAGCCGGATGCCCGGCGGGGCGACTCGACCCACGAGTAGCACCCGCGCTCTTCGAGACGGTCGAGGGGCCGCAGGCGTCAGGTCCTGCGGGCACGACCGTGATGCCGAGGATGCGCCTGCCTCACGCCGCGGTCTCGGCGAGGTACTGATGGACGAGTGACACGGCCATCGCGCCCTCGCCCACTGCGGACGCGCAGCGCTTGACGGAGCCGCTGCGCACATCGCCCGCGGCGAAGACGCCCACGAGGCTCGTCTCCAGGTTGTACGGCTGCCGCGAGAGCCCCTGCCATCGCTCGCCCTGGAGCGCAGAAGCGTCCAAGGCGTTCCCGGTCAGGACGAAGCCGCGTCGATCGAGCTCGGCCGCGCCGTGGAGCCAGCTCGTGTTCGCCTGGGCACCGATGAAGACGAACAGCCCGCTCGTGCCGATGGGGCGGCGCGAGCCCGAGCGGTTGTCCTCGACCACGATCCCGTCGAGTCGGTCCTCGCCCTCGAGCGCTCTCACCTCGGTGTTCCCAAGGACCTCGATGTTCGCGGCGGCCCGCACCCGGTCGACGAGGTACTTCGACATGCCCTTCGTGAGATCGCTCCCGCGGATGAGCAGACGCACGCTCCTCGTGCGCCTCGCGAGGTACACCGCAGCCTGCCCTGCCGAGTTGCCGCCGCCGACGACGATCACGTCCTCGCCCTCGAATCGCTGCACCTCGGCCTCCGTGGCCGCGTAGTGGATGCCGACGCCTTCGAACTCCTCGAGACGCGGGACGTCGAGCTTCACGTATCGAGCGCCGGATGCGGCGATCACGCTGCGCGCCAGGACCTCGCCGCCGTCGCGGAGGCCGATGCGGTAGCAGGCGCCGTCCCTCGTGAGGCTCACCGCCTCCTCGGGCACGGCGGTCTCGGCGCCGAACTTGTCGGCCTGGGTCAGGGCGCGGGTCGCGAGCTCGAAGCCGGAGAGACCCACGGGGAAGCCCAGGTAGTTCTCGATGCGTGAGCTCGTGCCCGCCTGCCCACCGAGGGCGACCGCCTCGAGGGCGAGCGTCTGGAGACCCTCGGACGACCCGTAGACCGCGGCGCCCAGGCCCGCTGGCCCCGCCCCGACGACGACCAGGTCGTACGTGCGGCCCTTCGGCAGGTCCACCGTGAGTCCCATGATGCGCGCCAGCTCGGGATTGCTGGGGTTCCTGAGCACATGGTCGCCCTGCCAGATCGCGACGGGGGCGTCGGACGGCTTCGCGCCGAACCGCTCGAGCAGCGCCTCGGCGCGCTCCCGATCGTCGTCGAGGTCGATCCACACGTGGGGAAGCCGGTTGCGGGTGGCGAACTCTCGAAGCCGGGTCGCATCACGGTAGTGGCGGGAGCCGACGATCCGAAGGCCGACCCCGGTCTTCATCAGGAACGAGCGCCTGGCCATGAAGGTGTCGAGGATGAGGTTCGAGAGATCCGACTCCTCGGTGACGACCTTCTTCAAGCGGTCCCTGGGGACGGCCAGCAACGTGCCCCCGACGCTCACGACCGCGGAGAGGGGCACGCCCTGCCCGGTGAGCATGTAGAGGTCGCCGAGGAACGTTCCCGGGCCGAAGATCCCCATGGTGCGCACCGTGCCGGCGAAGTCGTCGACCACCCGCACCTCACCCTCGAGGATGACGAAGAAGTCGTTGGTGGTGTCGCCTGCTCGGAAGAGCGTCTGGCCGGCTTCCGTCGTCATCGACCGCCCGTATCCCTTGAGCACCTCGATCTGGTCCGTCCTCAGCGGAGAGGGACCCCTCGTCGTGCGGAACGGCTCTGGGGCGCTCGTGCTGCTCGTCTCGCCTCGTCCGTCAGCCATGGCGCCTCCTCATCGATGCCCCACCCGGCACCAGTATGGTCCCGCGCAGCAGTCGCGCAACGGCCGCAAGACCGCCGCGGCGTCGCTCAGCGGTCCGCGACGATCGGCGTCGCCGACAGCTGCTCGCCTGGCACCTTCACGGTGCGCTTCGTGTCGATCGCGATCACTGCGCCGACGATCACCATCGACAGCGCGATCGACGCGGAGACATCCGTCAGGTAGTGGTAGCCGAGGTAGATCCGCCCGGCCGCCTGCGCGACGATCATCGCGATCGCCACCGCGACCGAGAGCACCGTGAACCACGTCTTCTGCAGCCTGCTCGCGATCAGGAACGCGAGCAGCAGGAAGAAGTCGGAGGCGCCCAGCACATGCCCTGAGGGGAACGAGAACGTGTGGTCCGGGCCGAACAGCATCTCGCCGATCGGCGGGCGCGGGTGTTGCACGATGGGGGCGATCGTCAGCGCCAGGAGCACGCCGGTCAGCATGCCGCCCGCGAGCAGCAGCGGCCGCCAGAGGTGCTTCGCGGTGATCGACCAGGTCACGACGACGACCAGCACGATGATCGGCAGCGCGACCGGACCGAAGATGATCGCGAGCACGATCATGGCCGTCGTGGTGTCCGGCGACCGGAACTGGTCGAACCAGGCGTCGACCGGCACGTCGAGGCGCTCGAACCCCGTCTGGGTGACGACACCGATGAGCAGCGTCGCGAACAGCACCGCGCCGATCACCACGAGCACCGCGGCGGTGACGTAGAGCCGCCTGCGCGCCGCCGGGTCGAGCCGGCGCTCCTCGACGATGAACTTGTCGTTCCACTCGCGGAGGCGCTGCCTGCGCGTGAGCTGCTGGGTCATGTCGATCCCGACGTAGGGCGGCTGCTCGGCGACGGAGCAGAGCCTGATGGTCTCACGTCGACCGGCGTCGGACCGCACGCGCGACGATCCGCCAGCCGACGAGCAGCGCCAGGAGCGTCAGCGTCGCCACGATGACGAACGGCACTGCGGTGCCCTGCCCGGACAGCGCGCGCAGCAGCATCCCTCCGACCAGCGTCACGGCCCACACGGGGAGACCGGTGCGGAGCGGCGCGAACGGTCGACGCCAGGCGAGCGACACGAGCCACCCGAGCCCCAGGGCGACGACGAAGGGCCACGCGGTGGTCAGCAGGCCGATGCCTCCCTCGCCGAGCACGCCGGACTCGTGGGTCGCGCGACCGACAGCGGCGAAGGCGACGACCAGCACGACGTCTATGACGAGCGCACCGACGGCACGCGCCGGCGTGGGGCGGGGTGCGGGGGCGCGGCGCGGCGAAGCCATGCTCAGACCGTATCGACCGTGGCGCCATGCCATGCCCGAGACGTCGTGGAATTGGCGTCTTGCGCGGAGGCGCGCGTCGCATCAGCCTGACCTCGAGGGGGCGGACAAGGGAGAAGCAGATGCTGTTCCAAGCAGACGACGTCGTCGACGTGCGCGGGGAGACCGTCAAGTTCGAACCCATCGGTATTGGGAAGCCCCTCAAGGTGGAGCTTGTCTCCGTCTACGTCGGGAGCACTCGGATGCGCGACGGAGAGCTCCTGGTCATGTCCACGGCGAAGGACCCGGACGCACCGGCCGGTTCCGTCGTCGCGATGAATTGGTGGGGCGACGGTGTGGCATCGCGTGAGACGGTGCCGCTCCACAGCGGCACCGCCGGCACGCGCGTCATCTACTACTCGCCAGCCGAGTCGGCCACGCTGCTCTCGATCTCCGTGAAGCTGAAGTTCGACTACTTCCCGCGTGACGTCGTCCAGGCATGGGCGGACGCTGCGGCGAACATCGCCGGACTGCCGGTGCTGATCGGAGGCATGGCGCTCGCCGGGCCAGCGGGTGCGGCGAGCGCACAAGCCATCGTCGGTGTCGCAGGAGCGGGCGCGAAGCTCGGCATCGCGCTGCTCGATCGGGCGATCGATGGGTCCGGCGTCATCAGCATGGACTGGCCACTCTCCATTGCGGACCCAGGTGCCGTCGCGCAGCGCGCTGGCTTCGTGCTCCTCACGGAGGACAACCGCGTCCTCACTCGAGGGCAGGCAGACAACGTGGTGGCGGGCTACGCGTCGAAGGACGTCTTCGAGTCTGTCGGCGTGCCAGAGGAGTTCCTGGAGGTGGACGGCCGCAGCTTCTACGTGGACGGCCAGGACCAGGTGCTCAGGCACGCGGCGGCAGGGAGCTGGAGCGAGGATTGGCCGTTCCAGGCAGGAGACCAGGTTCGCGGACCCTGGCCCTACGCCCTC contains:
- a CDS encoding group I intron-associated PD-(D/E)XK endonuclease; translation: MDVSALCPVDGLRPDVGGRREGVCMARIPGYSDEELAVAIAAASSWRGVLRQLGLAGTSGNAIRALRSRADRVGADYEHFRGQRRWSDAQITEAVRVARKWSDVVERLDLQSDAALATVIGHAARIGLDVARLDVRSPALPRHAPTPQLRHLARAGALLAASWYSLCGWDVSWPLEPSRYDLLVNDGATVRRVQVKTTTVRVADSWKVYLSTAGRERKTYSAHEIDEFFVIDGDLNCYLIPLASVGGLQAIHLRAYESFRLPSAWRILGPAGAEAAAPRTLWPSSTEGVHVSQDEHAAQHHVPSPGEPSIPELEADQTEAPRPEEEIADALRAEPDARRGDSTHE
- a CDS encoding FAD-dependent oxidoreductase — translated: MADGRGETSSTSAPEPFRTTRGPSPLRTDQIEVLKGYGRSMTTEAGQTLFRAGDTTNDFFVILEGEVRVVDDFAGTVRTMGIFGPGTFLGDLYMLTGQGVPLSAVVSVGGTLLAVPRDRLKKVVTEESDLSNLILDTFMARRSFLMKTGVGLRIVGSRHYRDATRLREFATRNRLPHVWIDLDDDRERAEALLERFGAKPSDAPVAIWQGDHVLRNPSNPELARIMGLTVDLPKGRTYDLVVVGAGPAGLGAAVYGSSEGLQTLALEAVALGGQAGTSSRIENYLGFPVGLSGFELATRALTQADKFGAETAVPEEAVSLTRDGACYRIGLRDGGEVLARSVIAASGARYVKLDVPRLEEFEGVGIHYAATEAEVQRFEGEDVIVVGGGNSAGQAAVYLARRTRSVRLLIRGSDLTKGMSKYLVDRVRAAANIEVLGNTEVRALEGEDRLDGIVVEDNRSGSRRPIGTSGLFVFIGAQANTSWLHGAAELDRRGFVLTGNALDASALQGERWQGLSRQPYNLETSLVGVFAAGDVRSGSVKRCASAVGEGAMAVSLVHQYLAETAA
- a CDS encoding phosphatase PAP2 family protein, whose translation is MTQQLTRRQRLREWNDKFIVEERRLDPAARRRLYVTAAVLVVIGAVLFATLLIGVVTQTGFERLDVPVDAWFDQFRSPDTTTAMIVLAIIFGPVALPIIVLVVVVTWSITAKHLWRPLLLAGGMLTGVLLALTIAPIVQHPRPPIGEMLFGPDHTFSFPSGHVLGASDFFLLLAFLIASRLQKTWFTVLSVAVAIAMIVAQAAGRIYLGYHYLTDVSASIALSMVIVGAVIAIDTKRTVKVPGEQLSATPIVADR
- a CDS encoding DUF3054 domain-containing protein, which translates into the protein MASPRRAPAPRPTPARAVGALVIDVVLVVAFAAVGRATHESGVLGEGGIGLLTTAWPFVVALGLGWLVSLAWRRPFAPLRTGLPVWAVTLVGGMLLRALSGQGTAVPFVIVATLTLLALLVGWRIVARAVRRRST